The following coding sequences lie in one Polluticoccus soli genomic window:
- the thrS gene encoding threonine--tRNA ligase, with the protein MIHITLPDGSVRDYQEGVTALDVAKSISEGLARKVLAAEVNGEVRDAMRPINADASLRLLTWDDKGAKSTFWHSSAHLMAEALEALFPGVKLGIGPSIDNGFYYDVDLGDRTIGEEDLKKLEDKMRELAKKNSFYQRQDVPKDKAIAYFTEKADPYKIELLQDLKDGEITFYTQGDFTDLCRGPHIPNTGFIKAVKLTNIAGAYWRGNEKNKMLTRIYGITFPAQKELDEYLALLEEAKKRDHRKLGKELELFTFSEKVGSGLPLWLPKGAMLRERLQQFLQKAQIESGYLPVVTPHIGSKQLYVTSGHWEKYGKDSFRPITTPQEGEEFMLKPMNCPHHCEIYKSSPRSYKELPLRLAEFGTVYRYEQSGELHGLTRVRGFTQDDAHLFCRPDQVKEEFKKVIDLVMYVFTSLDFENFTAQISLRDKEDRSKYIGSEENWQIAENSIMEAAAEKGLKTVVEYGEAAFYGPKLDFMVKDALGRSWQLGTIQVDYNLPERFELEYVDSDNSRKRPVMIHRAPFGSMERFIAVLIEHCAGNLPFWLAPVQLKVLPISDKFGGYAEEVAAVLKQAGLRAEVDDRNEKIGKKIRDTELMKVPYMLVVGEKEMNERMVAVRKHGEGDKGTMGLEAFAEEMKQLVNTQLSGRKPVAMA; encoded by the coding sequence ATGATACATATAACACTACCGGACGGATCGGTTAGAGACTACCAGGAAGGCGTTACAGCGTTGGATGTTGCCAAATCGATAAGTGAAGGACTGGCCCGCAAAGTGCTGGCTGCTGAGGTAAATGGCGAAGTGCGCGACGCAATGCGCCCCATTAATGCTGATGCAAGCTTAAGGCTGCTGACGTGGGATGACAAAGGTGCAAAATCGACCTTCTGGCACTCGTCTGCCCATCTTATGGCCGAGGCGCTCGAAGCCCTGTTCCCCGGTGTGAAGCTAGGTATCGGACCGTCTATCGACAATGGTTTCTATTACGATGTGGATCTGGGCGACAGAACAATAGGTGAGGAAGACCTCAAGAAGCTGGAAGATAAGATGCGCGAACTGGCTAAGAAGAACAGCTTTTACCAGCGCCAGGATGTACCGAAAGACAAAGCGATAGCCTATTTTACCGAAAAGGCTGATCCATATAAGATCGAGCTGCTGCAAGATTTGAAAGATGGCGAAATAACCTTCTATACGCAGGGTGATTTCACTGATCTCTGCCGCGGCCCGCATATCCCGAATACAGGTTTTATCAAGGCTGTAAAGCTTACCAATATTGCCGGTGCTTATTGGCGCGGTAACGAGAAAAACAAAATGCTCACCCGCATTTATGGTATCACCTTCCCCGCGCAGAAAGAGCTGGATGAATATCTCGCATTGCTGGAAGAAGCTAAAAAACGTGATCACCGTAAGCTAGGTAAGGAACTGGAGCTATTTACCTTCTCTGAAAAAGTAGGTAGTGGCCTGCCTTTGTGGCTACCTAAGGGTGCTATGCTCCGCGAACGCCTGCAGCAATTTTTGCAGAAAGCGCAGATAGAAAGCGGTTATTTGCCGGTTGTGACACCACATATCGGCAGCAAACAGCTGTATGTTACTTCTGGCCACTGGGAAAAATATGGCAAGGATAGCTTCCGCCCGATAACAACACCCCAGGAAGGAGAGGAGTTCATGCTGAAACCAATGAATTGCCCGCATCACTGCGAGATATATAAATCTTCACCAAGATCGTATAAAGAGCTGCCATTGCGCCTTGCTGAGTTTGGTACTGTGTATAGGTACGAGCAGTCGGGCGAATTGCATGGCTTGACACGTGTACGTGGCTTTACCCAGGACGATGCGCACCTGTTCTGCCGCCCAGACCAGGTGAAAGAAGAATTTAAGAAAGTGATCGACTTGGTGATGTACGTGTTTACCTCGCTTGATTTCGAAAACTTCACCGCCCAGATATCATTACGTGATAAGGAAGACCGCAGCAAATACATAGGATCAGAAGAGAACTGGCAAATAGCAGAGAACTCGATCATGGAGGCTGCTGCTGAAAAAGGGCTGAAGACCGTTGTAGAATATGGAGAGGCAGCCTTCTATGGCCCTAAGCTTGATTTTATGGTGAAAGACGCGCTGGGCCGCAGCTGGCAGTTGGGTACTATCCAGGTAGACTACAACCTGCCTGAGCGTTTTGAGCTGGAATATGTTGACTCTGATAATAGCCGCAAACGCCCGGTAATGATACACCGTGCACCGTTCGGATCTATGGAGCGCTTTATAGCTGTATTGATCGAACACTGTGCTGGTAACCTGCCTTTCTGGCTGGCACCGGTACAGCTTAAAGTCCTGCCTATCAGTGATAAGTTTGGTGGCTATGCCGAAGAGGTAGCTGCCGTATTGAAACAAGCTGGTTTAAGGGCAGAGGTTGATGACCGCAACGAAAAAATAGGCAAGAAAATACGCGATACAGAACTAATGAAGGTGCCTTATATGCTTGTTGTAGGCGAAAAAGAGATGAATGAAAGGATGGTAGCAGTACGTAAACATGGCGAGGGTGATAAGGGAACTATGGGCCTGGAAGCCTTTGCTGAAGAGATGAAACAGTTGGTTAACACACAATTAAGCGGAAGGAAGCCGGTTGCAATGGCATAA
- the infC gene encoding translation initiation factor IF-3 has product MQKRPKGKPYFKPRVPQNEHRLNREITAAEVRVVGEGIEPGVYPLAEALKMAEAQEVDLVEISPNAVPPVCRLIDYKKFLYEKKKKDKEQKAKSKQSEVKEIRFTPNTDDHDFDFKAKHAEKFLQEGNKVKCYVQFKGRAIMFQERGELLLLKFAERLAEVGALESMPKMEGRRMFAIFTPKKKK; this is encoded by the coding sequence ATGCAAAAAAGACCAAAAGGGAAACCATATTTTAAACCAAGAGTACCACAAAATGAACATCGCCTGAACCGTGAGATCACCGCAGCAGAAGTGAGGGTGGTGGGCGAAGGAATAGAACCGGGTGTTTACCCGCTGGCAGAAGCCCTTAAAATGGCTGAGGCACAGGAAGTTGACCTGGTAGAGATATCGCCGAATGCAGTACCTCCTGTATGCCGTCTTATCGACTATAAGAAGTTCCTTTACGAGAAGAAAAAGAAAGATAAAGAACAAAAGGCCAAGTCGAAACAGTCTGAGGTAAAAGAGATCCGCTTTACGCCGAATACTGATGACCATGACTTCGATTTCAAAGCAAAACATGCTGAGAAGTTTTTGCAAGAAGGTAACAAAGTAAAATGTTATGTGCAGTTCAAGGGTAGGGCTATCATGTTCCAGGAACGCGGAGAGCTGCTGCTGTTGAAGTTTGCAGAGCGCCTGGCCGAGGTCGGAGCTCTGGAATCAATGCCGAAAATGGAAGGTCGCAGGATGTTTGCGATATTTACTCCTAAGAAGAAGAAGTAG
- a CDS encoding sensor histidine kinase, with protein MKKIFPLIVVLITLSVLGIIFIQMSWINNAISLRQKQREQDINRAILQIRTNFHDLFLKYTGNVGWYNEETKNFYLQSFTTQILTPDEVQQGIQRALVNNNIKDPFDYSITNIFQAPIVNSPGFLPEYYKSTRDVLLTPEKANFRETLHLYIKEDRNYILRKMGWMIAASILFTGIITSAFALTVRTMFTQKKLSEIKSDFINNMTHELKTPLATISLAIDALTNEKVIHDTEKIRYYSGMIKDENKRMNKQVEKILQAARIEKQDITLKLQRINAHDTIRKVADNLSLQIQEKNGTLTLNLQAPKFEIDADEVHFSNIIFNLLDNAIKYSREQPEIQISTEVSSDMLAIKVKDNGIGMNKETQTRIFEKFFRAHTGNLHNVKGFGLGLSYVKAMVEAHGGRAKVESTQGKGSTFTVFFPLAS; from the coding sequence ATGAAGAAAATATTTCCGCTCATCGTAGTCCTGATCACTCTATCCGTGCTGGGTATCATCTTTATCCAGATGTCGTGGATCAACAATGCTATTTCCCTCAGGCAAAAGCAGCGCGAACAAGACATTAACCGGGCTATCCTGCAAATACGCACCAACTTTCATGACCTTTTCCTTAAATACACAGGCAACGTAGGCTGGTATAACGAGGAGACCAAGAATTTTTACCTACAGAGCTTTACCACGCAAATACTTACCCCCGACGAAGTACAGCAAGGCATCCAGCGCGCACTGGTCAATAATAACATTAAAGACCCTTTCGACTACAGTATCACCAATATCTTCCAGGCGCCTATTGTTAACTCTCCTGGGTTTCTGCCAGAATATTACAAATCTACTCGCGATGTGCTGCTCACCCCTGAGAAGGCAAACTTCCGGGAAACCCTGCACTTGTACATCAAAGAAGACCGCAATTATATACTTCGCAAAATGGGTTGGATGATCGCGGCATCGATCCTGTTTACCGGCATCATTACTTCTGCATTTGCACTTACCGTGCGTACCATGTTCACTCAAAAGAAGCTTTCTGAGATCAAATCGGACTTCATTAACAACATGACGCACGAGCTAAAAACCCCACTGGCCACTATATCTCTGGCAATCGACGCATTGACAAATGAGAAGGTGATACACGATACCGAGAAAATACGCTACTACAGCGGCATGATCAAGGATGAGAACAAGCGGATGAACAAACAGGTAGAGAAAATACTACAGGCCGCCCGCATCGAGAAACAAGATATAACACTGAAGCTACAGCGCATCAATGCCCACGACACTATACGCAAGGTAGCCGACAACCTGTCGCTGCAGATACAGGAGAAAAATGGTACACTCACCCTAAACCTCCAGGCGCCCAAGTTTGAAATAGACGCCGATGAGGTACACTTCTCCAACATCATTTTCAACCTGCTCGACAATGCCATTAAATACTCCAGAGAACAACCTGAAATACAGATATCGACCGAGGTAAGCAGCGATATGCTGGCTATTAAGGTTAAGGATAACGGTATCGGCATGAACAAGGAGACCCAGACCCGTATCTTCGAAAAATTCTTCCGCGCGCATACAGGCAACCTTCATAACGTCAAGGGCTTTGGCCTTGGCCTCAGCTATGTGAAAGCAATGGTAGAGGCCCACGGTGGTCGCGCAAAGGTAGAAAGCACACAAGGCAAAGGCAGTACATTTACCGTGTTCTTTCCGCTAGCCAGCTAA
- a CDS encoding C40 family peptidase, producing the protein MVLTYAFCNVSVMPVRAEPSHRSEQVNEMLFGERAEVLEINDKDWARIRCEWEGYEGWCRTGQVTYVSYKEYRRAPKFFVARNGDRLVFEHSEQWLPIGSELFGVKNGKTTVMNQVGKFKGKKLTIKKLEVTQENLKQAALQYLNAPYLWGGRSIAGIDCSGLSQMAFKLCGKPIPRDASQQALEGETVDFLQNAHCGDLAFFDNAEGKIVHVGLLLNDHTIIHATETSGRVVIDRIDPGGIISTSLKKRTHTLRVVKRYLKD; encoded by the coding sequence ATGGTCTTAACCTACGCTTTTTGTAATGTATCTGTAATGCCCGTGCGGGCTGAGCCTTCACACCGGTCCGAACAAGTAAACGAGATGCTGTTTGGCGAACGCGCCGAAGTTCTGGAAATAAATGATAAAGACTGGGCGCGCATCAGGTGCGAATGGGAAGGATATGAAGGCTGGTGCCGTACAGGACAGGTTACCTATGTGTCTTACAAAGAGTACAGGAGAGCGCCGAAGTTTTTTGTAGCCCGCAACGGAGACCGTCTTGTTTTTGAACACAGCGAACAATGGTTGCCCATAGGCAGCGAACTGTTTGGAGTAAAAAATGGCAAAACTACCGTAATGAACCAGGTAGGAAAGTTCAAGGGCAAAAAGCTGACTATAAAAAAACTGGAGGTTACCCAGGAGAATCTGAAACAAGCAGCTCTGCAATACCTCAATGCTCCATATCTGTGGGGAGGACGTTCGATAGCAGGTATCGACTGCTCTGGTCTTAGTCAAATGGCCTTCAAACTTTGCGGAAAGCCAATACCCCGCGATGCAAGCCAGCAGGCGCTGGAAGGTGAAACCGTAGATTTTTTACAAAATGCACACTGCGGCGACCTGGCTTTTTTCGACAACGCTGAAGGAAAGATCGTTCACGTTGGTCTGCTGCTTAATGACCACACGATCATTCACGCCACAGAAACCAGCGGAAGGGTTGTAATAGACAGGATAGACCCCGGTGGTATCATCAGCACCTCTCTTAAGAAGCGCACACATACATTGCGTGTGGTAAAACGGTACCTGAAAGATTAG
- a CDS encoding muconolactone Delta-isomerase family protein has product MSAYLFEIELQTITEELSNMIPEHREHIAQLFSQGRLFSYSVSQNRKMVWCVVNAEDEQEAMEMVARFPLYKFFTDVSCHPLLFHNTLPASLPDISLN; this is encoded by the coding sequence ATGTCGGCATACTTATTCGAGATAGAATTACAAACAATAACAGAAGAACTGAGCAATATGATACCTGAACACAGGGAGCATATTGCTCAACTTTTTTCACAGGGTCGCTTGTTCTCCTATAGTGTTTCGCAAAACCGCAAAATGGTGTGGTGCGTTGTAAATGCCGAAGATGAACAAGAGGCAATGGAAATGGTAGCTCGATTCCCGCTTTATAAATTTTTCACAGACGTTTCTTGCCACCCATTGTTATTTCATAATACATTGCCAGCTTCTCTACCTGACATATCGCTTAACTGA
- the rny gene encoding ribonuclease Y gives MDSTIIVAITAVVAVLIGVFLGKAIFAKNTRQQVEEAENQAKKLIDDAKAHAETLKEKKILEAKEHFLQQKSQHEKEVMQRNQKVAEGETRIKQQQQSLNDKNAGLQKQINEYEQQKLNLDKQLEIVNIKRTELERHQEEHIKRLEKVAGLSADQAKTELMEAVKEEARTQAMAHVKEIMEEAKVNATKEAKKIVIQTIQRTAAEQTIENVITVFNLESDEIKGQIIGREGRNIRALEAATGVDLIIDDTPEAIVLSCFDPLRREVARLSLQRLVQDGRIHPARIEEVVEKTKKQLEEQVMEIGERTIIELGVHGLHKDLVRMVGKMRFRSSYGQNLLMHSKETANLCGIMAAELGLGQKVVKLAKRAGLLHDIGKVPDEETELSHALLGAKLAEKAGEHPAIVNAIGAHHDEMEMAYIISPIVQACDAISGARPGARREMMQSYLQRIKDLENLAMAYNGVEKAYAIQAGRELRVIVEAEKVTDADSDRLSFEIADKIQKEMQYPGQIKVTVIRELRAVNIAR, from the coding sequence ATGGATTCTACAATTATTGTTGCCATCACAGCGGTGGTAGCTGTCCTCATAGGTGTCTTTCTCGGTAAAGCCATATTTGCAAAAAATACCCGCCAGCAGGTTGAAGAGGCCGAAAACCAAGCCAAAAAACTTATTGATGACGCTAAAGCCCACGCAGAAACACTAAAAGAGAAGAAAATTCTCGAGGCTAAAGAACACTTTTTACAACAGAAGAGCCAGCATGAGAAGGAAGTCATGCAGCGCAACCAGAAAGTTGCTGAGGGCGAGACACGTATCAAACAGCAACAGCAGAGCCTGAATGACAAAAATGCCGGCCTGCAAAAGCAAATAAACGAATACGAACAGCAGAAGTTGAACCTTGATAAGCAACTGGAAATTGTGAACATCAAGCGTACTGAACTGGAACGTCACCAGGAAGAGCATATCAAACGCCTCGAGAAGGTGGCCGGTCTTTCAGCTGATCAGGCTAAGACCGAGCTGATGGAGGCTGTGAAAGAAGAAGCTCGCACCCAGGCTATGGCCCATGTGAAGGAGATCATGGAAGAGGCTAAGGTGAACGCCACGAAAGAAGCTAAAAAGATTGTTATCCAGACCATACAGCGTACTGCTGCTGAGCAGACGATCGAGAACGTTATTACGGTATTCAACCTGGAAAGTGATGAGATCAAAGGCCAGATCATTGGTCGCGAAGGTCGTAACATCCGCGCTCTTGAAGCCGCTACCGGTGTAGACCTGATCATTGACGATACCCCCGAGGCTATCGTACTGAGCTGCTTCGATCCGCTGCGCCGCGAGGTAGCACGCCTGTCGCTGCAGCGCCTGGTACAAGACGGTCGTATACACCCGGCACGTATCGAAGAGGTGGTGGAGAAAACCAAGAAGCAACTGGAAGAGCAGGTAATGGAAATAGGCGAACGTACCATCATCGAGCTAGGCGTACACGGTCTGCACAAAGACCTTGTGCGTATGGTTGGTAAGATGCGTTTCCGTTCTTCTTACGGTCAAAACCTGCTGATGCACTCTAAAGAGACTGCGAACCTTTGCGGTATCATGGCGGCAGAACTGGGTCTTGGACAAAAAGTTGTAAAATTGGCAAAACGTGCAGGTCTGCTGCACGATATAGGTAAGGTGCCTGACGAAGAAACAGAACTGAGCCACGCACTGCTGGGCGCCAAGCTGGCGGAAAAAGCTGGTGAGCATCCTGCTATCGTAAACGCTATTGGTGCGCACCACGACGAGATGGAAATGGCTTACATCATTTCACCAATCGTTCAGGCTTGTGATGCTATTAGCGGTGCACGTCCAGGCGCTCGTCGCGAGATGATGCAAAGCTACCTGCAGCGTATCAAAGACCTCGAAAACCTTGCTATGGCTTACAACGGCGTTGAGAAAGCGTACGCCATACAGGCGGGCCGTGAGCTGCGCGTAATTGTAGAAGCAGAAAAAGTGACTGATGCTGACAGCGATCGTTTGTCGTTTGAAATAGCCGACAAGATCCAAAAAGAAATGCAGTACCCGGGCCAGATCAAAGTAACGGTTATCCGTGAACTGAGAGCCGTGAATATTGCACGATAA
- a CDS encoding carboxymuconolactone decarboxylase family protein, producing MQNETIANMFNDLGIDPGHESINLQKLAAVDSRFLRDTKLNVSAVLGSSNMNRKETTLLAMATAVNEKNDVLTKAFEQLAIKEGASDAEIAEVHACTAIMATNNIFYRFRHYMHDVEYYNNTPAGLRASVMMNPVLGKEFFELMSLVVSALNGCERCVTSHEGSVKQHGASEPRIYDAIRLGSVIKSLCVIV from the coding sequence ATGCAAAACGAAACCATCGCAAATATGTTTAACGACCTGGGAATAGACCCGGGGCACGAGAGCATAAACCTGCAAAAGCTGGCTGCTGTCGACAGCCGTTTTTTGCGCGATACGAAGCTGAATGTGAGTGCTGTGCTTGGCAGCAGCAATATGAACCGCAAAGAGACGACATTGCTTGCAATGGCTACAGCAGTGAATGAAAAGAATGATGTATTGACCAAAGCATTCGAGCAACTGGCAATAAAGGAAGGTGCATCAGATGCTGAGATCGCAGAGGTTCATGCCTGTACCGCTATTATGGCAACCAACAATATTTTTTACCGCTTTAGGCATTATATGCATGATGTGGAGTACTATAACAATACCCCTGCAGGACTTCGTGCTAGTGTCATGATGAACCCTGTGCTTGGTAAAGAGTTTTTTGAGTTGATGAGCCTGGTAGTTTCAGCTCTTAACGGCTGCGAACGTTGCGTTACATCGCATGAGGGCTCTGTGAAACAGCATGGCGCCAGCGAGCCGCGCATTTACGATGCGATCCGTCTCGGCTCTGTTATCAAAAGCCTTTGCGTGATCGTTTAA
- a CDS encoding gliding motility-associated C-terminal domain-containing protein: MRKRLLFVALLIVSQLEILNAQIMFEAPDTVCVRQPVQLISNVPGAASHYWGFCSGYLLNTPTGLNLGKTPYNVDGPTDIDIVKEGDNYYGFLVAGKTNEFKRLSFGKDLGSIPVVTNYGNFDNALPQALNALQIVRDDSMGNWHVFVTGGTSSANSEMARIDFGKSLADTPNIVNFGNYTGMLNAPHSMFIAKEAGNWIGFVLNKGDNSLIRFDMDTNISLTPRYKNLGPIVLSDGPHDLAVIREVGNWHFFITNETNNSVTRLDIGPSLNISIVPPPPTTQVNTGDFQGTLFAPNGITLIRDCDNLHAFVTNRGSHELVRIDIPITTDISSYNAKNFGSVGGLSAPSGISRVVRERDNLYGYITNYADSTITRITFAQCNNSSIPFSTTNRPPVYTYDAPGYYNIYYAVNEGTPDMAVQCKQIAVLRIPPMELSNDTTICQGDTIMLRALSIQALNVTWSPNFNISATDAIDVKAWPDYTTRYKITFPYRDGCIVDTAIDVTVHKVKADAGPDRTLIDGASTLLGGPFTTTGTWYAHVWQPAQFINNNLILNPTVNPPYDFTYFLTVTDTNGCRDVDTVVVRVNCTDLVLPNAFVPKMSDRSDISTFGLSNKQLIKLNHFRIFDRWGKMVFETTDATKRWDGTVNGEDAPMGVYVWDADAFCISGQRIQKSGNVTLIR; this comes from the coding sequence ATGAGAAAACGCCTACTCTTTGTAGCACTTTTAATAGTGTCGCAGCTTGAGATATTGAACGCCCAAATCATGTTCGAAGCTCCGGACACTGTGTGTGTACGCCAGCCGGTGCAGCTTATTAGCAATGTTCCGGGTGCGGCATCACACTACTGGGGTTTTTGTTCAGGCTACCTATTGAATACCCCTACGGGGCTCAATCTCGGTAAAACTCCTTATAACGTGGATGGTCCTACAGACATTGATATCGTTAAAGAAGGGGATAATTATTATGGCTTTTTAGTGGCCGGCAAAACAAATGAATTTAAACGACTTTCGTTTGGTAAGGATCTCGGCAGCATTCCGGTTGTCACTAACTATGGCAATTTTGACAATGCTCTGCCCCAGGCGCTGAACGCCCTTCAGATAGTAAGGGATGATTCGATGGGTAACTGGCATGTTTTCGTTACCGGTGGTACAAGTTCTGCAAATTCAGAAATGGCGCGTATCGACTTTGGCAAATCGCTTGCTGATACTCCTAACATCGTAAACTTCGGTAACTATACCGGCATGCTGAATGCACCACATTCAATGTTCATTGCTAAGGAAGCGGGGAACTGGATAGGTTTTGTGCTCAACAAGGGTGATAATAGCCTCATCCGGTTCGACATGGATACCAATATCTCGCTAACTCCAAGGTATAAAAATCTTGGTCCCATAGTTCTTAGTGATGGTCCACACGATCTGGCTGTAATACGAGAAGTTGGTAACTGGCATTTTTTCATCACCAACGAAACCAATAACAGCGTGACCCGCCTTGACATCGGGCCGTCGCTTAACATTAGCATAGTTCCGCCTCCTCCTACAACACAGGTTAATACAGGAGACTTCCAGGGCACACTTTTTGCGCCTAATGGTATTACGCTTATACGGGATTGCGACAATCTGCACGCTTTTGTTACAAACAGGGGATCGCATGAACTGGTGCGTATTGATATTCCCATTACGACAGATATTTCAAGTTACAACGCCAAAAATTTTGGTAGTGTCGGAGGCCTGTCAGCACCTTCGGGTATATCCCGCGTGGTACGCGAAAGGGATAACCTATACGGCTATATTACCAACTATGCCGATAGCACGATCACACGGATCACATTCGCTCAGTGTAACAACAGCAGCATACCATTCTCAACTACAAACAGGCCTCCTGTATATACTTACGATGCACCGGGATATTATAACATTTACTACGCAGTAAATGAAGGTACACCTGATATGGCTGTACAGTGTAAACAAATCGCAGTATTGAGAATTCCTCCGATGGAGCTCAGCAATGATACGACCATCTGCCAGGGAGATACTATTATGCTGCGTGCTCTGTCTATCCAGGCGCTGAACGTAACCTGGTCACCAAACTTCAACATTTCCGCTACCGACGCGATCGATGTTAAAGCATGGCCTGACTACACCACACGTTATAAGATCACTTTCCCTTACAGAGATGGTTGTATCGTAGATACAGCGATCGATGTAACCGTTCATAAAGTGAAAGCTGACGCCGGTCCTGACCGTACACTGATCGACGGTGCTTCGACACTGCTCGGCGGACCATTCACAACAACAGGAACATGGTATGCCCATGTATGGCAACCCGCCCAGTTCATCAACAACAACCTGATACTGAATCCGACAGTTAATCCGCCGTACGACTTTACTTACTTCCTTACTGTGACAGATACCAACGGTTGTCGCGACGTAGATACAGTAGTTGTTCGTGTTAACTGTACTGATCTTGTTCTTCCAAATGCATTTGTGCCGAAGATGAGCGATCGTAGTGACATAAGCACCTTTGGTCTGTCAAATAAGCAACTGATCAAGCTGAACCATTTCAGGATATTTGACAGGTGGGGTAAAATGGTATTTGAAACAACAGATGCAACCAAGCGTTGGGATGGAACTGTGAATGGCGAAGATGCACCGATGGGCGTGTACGTGTGGGATGCGGATGCCTTCTGTATATCGGGGCAGCGGATACAGAAATCTGGCAACGTGACGCTAATAAGATAA
- a CDS encoding peroxiredoxin: MNNNVVTVGSKFPEFRKKSVVSIEKGKEFKEIGNDYFEGKWAVMFWWPKDFTFVCPTEIAEFNKAFPDFQDRDTVLLGASTDTEFVHLAWRKDHSDLRDLRFPMIADTSKSLAEALNILEPNEKIAYRATFIIDPQGIVRWINVNDLSVGRNVAEVIRVLDALQTDELCPCNWTKGEETLTAKQKAEAAAINN; the protein is encoded by the coding sequence ATGAATAACAATGTTGTTACAGTAGGAAGCAAGTTTCCGGAGTTTAGGAAGAAGTCAGTTGTGTCTATCGAGAAAGGTAAAGAGTTTAAAGAAATAGGTAATGACTATTTTGAAGGAAAATGGGCAGTGATGTTCTGGTGGCCAAAAGATTTTACCTTTGTTTGCCCTACCGAAATAGCAGAATTTAACAAAGCATTTCCCGATTTTCAGGATCGCGACACTGTCCTGTTAGGTGCTTCTACAGATACTGAATTCGTGCACCTTGCATGGCGCAAAGATCATAGCGACCTGCGCGACCTGCGTTTCCCAATGATCGCAGATACGTCAAAATCACTGGCCGAAGCACTGAATATCCTGGAACCAAACGAAAAGATCGCATATCGCGCTACTTTCATCATCGATCCTCAAGGTATTGTTCGCTGGATCAATGTTAACGACCTGAGCGTAGGCCGTAACGTTGCCGAGGTGATCAGGGTACTGGATGCGCTGCAAACTGATGAGCTGTGCCCTTGTAACTGGACCAAAGGCGAAGAAACACTGACTGCTAAGCAAAAAGCGGAAGCTGCAGCGATCAACAATTAA